DNA sequence from the Pomacea canaliculata isolate SZHN2017 linkage group LG7, ASM307304v1, whole genome shotgun sequence genome:
tgttttcttcattatcatttCAGTAAACATTATGAAGAATTCGTTAAATCTCAGTTAGCGACTTTAAGTGGCGGTAATGGCGGGTGTCCTTACCCTTAAGCAATTCATCAGATGTTGAAGCTGTCGTTCTTGAAGACAGTTTACATTCTATAGCATTCTCGTCTAATGTAATACACACTCACTATCTGAGATgatgaaaacattctttttaaagaaGACTAACTCCCTTCTACACTTTTAAATGTTGTTAAGGGATAGATGGTTTCAGTGCATCAAGTGGAAATGTTTGCTACCGACTAACAAACTGACTGGTATAAGCGAGCGACACTGTTGATGACTTAACAGTCTGAACAGTGACAAGACTGGACATACAACAGTAACCATGGTGACCAAAGTAACAACCATTACCGCAACACGCCGGACGCTGGCACTCTTGTTGGTCACTGGCATCACCTGAGCACGTGGCACCTGGCGGAGTACAGGTACGCGTCCTTGACATTGTTCCTGTTCCACAGGTGACGCTGCATGTCCAGCTGCTCCACGATCCCCAAGCTGCAAAATTCCACGACTATAGTATTCTGTTTCCTGCTTTGACCGAAAATTTAGCAATTTTCTTGCATATCTTGTACTAACAATCAAACAGGAACGTAAATATCTAGATGATGCAATATAATCTatcacaacaattttatttttttaaacaataaacggTAGGTGATGTGCTGGAGTAATGAAGTAGCAAAACACTTGTACTTTTGCACTAGCTGCtatcttcattttcctttcccCCTAAATTGTTGATGCAGACAAATGTTGAGATTGCAAAGATTGCTAAGTGCACAAATAAATGCAATTTTGACAATGGATTCTGCGCCGGgcagaattaaaaaattgtcgCGTGCACTTACCTGGACACGCAGACAAGTTGCAGTATTCCTCTGAAGAACTGTCTCCCTCACAAGGTCGTCCACAGGCATTTGGTCCAGAGCACGTCCTTGACCTTGTACGTGTTCCTTGACCACAAGACACAGAACATGAGGACCAGCTGCCCCAGTCGTTCCACTGTCCATCTTGAGGAACTGTAACAGAACAAAGCTTCTAACTGATGTTCTCTGATATTTGCAGTGCTATGAAGGAATAATTCAAAGAGCCAggcaaagaatattttgtagTGATACctaaaagctttatttaaacTACAATCTCCTCAAATTGGAGTGAATGCGTTCCTTTTGTTCTCGAGAAACACGCTCAAAAACATCGCCATGCACAGATAAATGCCGTAATCGTCACATTGATACACAGATACACCTCATTAACATAAGTTGTGTGGGCAGCAGACGACGGCAGCGTTCACTACCAGGTCCTTTAAAATAATGAGTCGATAGAAACAGGGAAAAGTTTACAAGTAAAACATGTCAGAGATAAACTAGGTAAGAGTAAGCCATTTATCAGTAGttatgtacaaaaatataaactagcAACCATTACCGCAACACGCCGGACGCTGGCAGTCTTGTTGGTCACTGGCGTCACCTGAGCACGTGGCACCTGGCGGAGTACAGGTACGCGTCCTTGACATTGTTCCTGTTCCACAGGTGACGCTGCATGTCCATCTGCTCCACGATCCCCAAGCTGCAATATTTCACGAATAAAGTATTCTTCTTCCTGGCTTTGACCAAACATTAAGCattgtttttcttatctttatctAACAATAAAACATGGACATAAACATCTAGATTATACAATATAAACTATTAACAGTTTCATTTATAAATCAAGAATTGGTATAGGTAGTGCTAAGGACATAACAAAACACTTGCTCTTTTGCACTAGATGTTCCTGATGCTCCGTCCTCTGAACTGTTGATGCTgagaaatgttgatgtttttaaagatttctgaGCGCCATGTTGGATGCATTTTTGACTCCCGATTCTACTAGAAATGTATCTTTGGCAAATATGTAAGAAGTACTTTTCTCACTAGATAAAGAAATGCTTGGCATGCAATGGAAGAGGGAGTATCAATGGATTTCTAGGTATCCGGTAACACAAACCATCCCCGTattatcaacacaaatacagatACAACCATAattggagagaaaaaatatcgccaaaggaaaattaaagctcctttataaaagtaaaatgagcATGATGTAACAACAAAATGCTCCCAGAGACGTAGGAACCTCtccaagacaaaaaaaaacaaaacaaaacaaaacaaaacaaaaaagaaaacaaacaaactccatGCTTGAGGTATAGAAAATACTCTTGGACATCATATCACAGGGAGCTTTACTGTACTAACCCATGGATTGACTACTGCAAAGACTACAACAactttaagataaaaataaacacatcctCATCCAGCGTTTTGGTCTTTTCTCTGAAGAATATGAactcaattttaaaaacatcgAATGCTCCTTAGTTCGACATGTATGCATTAATACATTAGCAATATTTACTTTTAGGAAAGCATTTAGAAGCTGAAGATATTGTCGCGTGTGCTTACCTGGACACGCATAATCGTTGCAGTATTCATCTGTTGCACTGTTCCCCTCACAAGGTCGTCCACAGTCATTCATTCCATGACACGTCCTTGACCTTGTACGTGTTCCTTGACCACAAGACACAGAACATGAGGACCAGCTGCCCCAGTCGTTCCACCGTCCATCTTGAGGAACTGTAACAACAGAAGTGAGCTGCTATGTGATGTGGTCTGACCTTTTTCAAATTTCTAGTTTAAAGAAATAGGGAAAGAATATTTCGAAATGAAACCTAAAAGCTCATTTCAAACTACAATCTTTACAACGTTGAGTATGTGATCTCCTTGCGTTCTTGAGTTTctttctcgagatacacgcttACAACCATCGCTTGCACAGATGAGTGTCGTAATCGTCCCAGTCACACACAGATGCAACTCATTAACATACGGGCTCTGATGACCCACTGGCTGTGACCCACTAAATATTTCGACGTACACTGCTGAGGTCTACAGCAATGTGAGACTAGAGGTTAGaatctttattaaatatttcgCCATGAACCCTCTCTACACAGAAAGATGTTTAATGTGACATGAGCCAGTCCTCAAGCTACAGGTGATTACAGGTGTTTGTAATGAACAACATCAGTGACGTTACCACAGCACGCGGTGTTGCTACACGTGTCGGTCTGTGTAGCCTCCCCTGGACATGCGCCTTGTGTGCGGCTGCACGGGCGCCGCCGTGACCTTGACCCGTCTCCGCAGGTGGCGCTGCAAGCTGACCAGGTCTCCCATTGTCCCCATACAGAAGAGCCTATAACATTACAGTAATATTAATAGATATAAGTATTTGCAGTTTCAATGTTattcttacaaaataattttttggtaTGCTGTTCCTTTCAAATtcgaaaagaaagttttttccAGCATGTATGTACAGTTAACGTCTTGATGAGAGATTGTAAATCGTGGAAGATCgaagaaatattaatattgatTAGCACGTTTACTTGAAGGATCAAGACAATGGTACAAAGAGACTCGAGACTAAAggaataaatacacacacagagagagagagagagagagagagagagagagagattacgTTTTGACTATTTCCATTCATAGGTTCTTACCTGTTtgtctctttacttttttaccATGGCGATGACTGGTAATGTACTGCCCCTTAATGTGCCAGACTAAAACTTTACTACTCAGGAATCCTAATGTTAAGTACAATAGTGAGGTGACCTTCGATTGACTATTGTAAAGTGTAAACAACACTAAAATcaacacaatttttattgttgattattttgcaggcagcagtGGCATGCTCTCAATGTTCTCTCTGTCGCAGGTAAATGAGAATAACTTTCAATGAAATAAAGGCCATTGTGTATTCACTCTAATAAACAGCTGTCAAGAGTAAACACAATGTGGAccttttttctgacatttagtGAGTTAGACATGACGTGTCTATGTGTACTGCTGACTGTGACAAGAAATATCTGTTATCTATTGATATCTGGACATTGACACAAAAGCACCACCAATGTTGTGATTTCTTTGGCGCCAACACTGCAGACAGGGTTGGGAGGGGCAATGAACATCGAACCCCCCATTGTTACAACAAGAGTCAGActcagacgacgcgtgacgtaacatgggcatgacgtcaggtGTTGCTACAGTCATCGGaaaaaaggccttgacctttcccacCCCGTGATCAGGATAAAATAGCCTGGACTATGACGTcagacgtcgtctgctgtcagcctgTTACCGGTGTCCGCGGCACTgagagacacacaggcacagaaacatttctgacacgtgacacgtgacatcagGCATGCCTATACCTTCACTATCCCCGGCCTGAGTCAATTTTCTACCTcgttccccccaaaaaacctaCTGGTAAACCGGGTTCAACATATACTTTGTGTCACGGTTAACACTTTCCCATTTAATGGTTTCATCCATTCTCCCAGACATTCAACATACACGTGCAGTCCGTAGGCTGCAAAGGAGTTAAAttaaaacaatctgaaaaaCACCGAAGGACAGACTTGTTTGTAATAAACATAAGGGATGTCAGTGGTGTACAAGGGAAACTCTTTCATTAAGATATCGTAGTCATTGAATTTTATAACAAAGGGAAGATCAGTCGAAATATATTGGGCGGCTTTGTTCTTACAGAGGGAAAGTAATGTCTCTTACAGGAGGAAGTCAAGATTTAAGTGACATTACTACCAGCAACACTCGAATAGTAATTTCACTTTATGCCCTTACTGTTTATagtctttaaagaaataacAACTTGAAAATGAGTCAAGCTAGCTATTGTAAACTACCACAGTAATCAGCATGTTTCAATTatgtacaaaaacaaataaattacttCTTGATATAATTTCTTTAGCTGTTGCAAAGGGCGCATACAAGAGTAGAGACAACGAGAGTAGAGATAACAAGAGTAGAGTGGAGTAGAGTAGAGATACCGACACcgacagcaacaataataatatgatatTTGTCTTAAACAGTATGGAAATACTTTTTTCTAGTCTTATTTATCAAAGAGTAGtaattaaaagttaataaagcTACTGTTCACAACaccatgatttattttttttaattaaatgctggagtagtaaatatttaattatcacTGGTCTGCTTACTAAAGCcgcacatgacgccgacatccaTCCAGTGTTCACAGTAGTGTATGTACAGTCCTAGGTGTttacactgcgccaggctggtttcgttccccacacactgcaggtcatagaacagaataggaccagagcctgctccgtacttggctgTCCgcacggctactgctgttgtgctgtcagACATCACATACAAAGAGAGACTAAATTTTTGAAAACGCATGCATATAGTAAAACCTAACCGACATGGACGTCAACTTTACTCgttaagagaatagaaaactGCTGACTTGCAGATTTGTGTgactctttttttctaattatctaAGTTCTGTTCACGACAAATACCCGGAATATTACAAAACCATCCCgtgcaacacattttctctttgCTTTGTAAAATAGCCAAGATTATCTACACAAGGAACAATCCAGGTGGCGCAGCAATaacaagttttttgttttcatgattgtTGAACAAACCTCAATTCTTCAGTAAACCACAAAAAACGTTAACTATACAACAGTGTATCCATTGGCAATAAGAATGTAGAGGAACCCCAACGAAAAGACTTTTAAAGTGTCCCAGAGCTTGATCTTTTAAAGTTTGATCGCCAAGAACATCAGTAACATCAGGCGTTTCATGAGAATTTCAATAAACACAGATGACAGGAAGTATTTTCTCTTATAAGCGTAAAATGGCacacaatatcttaaaaaaactttttgaagtaaacaaagttgATTCTGATTTCTACTTACATTGCAAGGTGTCTCCATtgtcaaaaaaaatttacaaaaccaaaataaatgtaactTCAACCACTCATGGTCAGTAGACGGTGTTAGTCATACTTATAAACAAGGTACGAACTGCAAATGGTTGAAAAAGGATTTTTCCCATCAGAGGCAACAGTGGACGTTTAATACCTTTGAATTTAACACAATCTAGATTATCAGGCTACACGGTAATGGTAATTGTGTAATGTTTATGCCATCGCtgttatttaaattgtgtttatttcgGTAGACTACacatacctgttgaatcctaacattctgcaggctacaAAAGCTTCTTCCTGTCCAAAACCGCTActacacactgtgttccaagttccaccgtgaaagatttccagacgtcccgcctccgcTGTGCCATTGACCACACGAGCTATGAACTCTTGAGCTGacattgaaaatacaaacatgttgcaataaaaagttaattacaTCTTAGTCGTAAATACAAAGGAACATGAAGTGAAAAAGTCTTATGTTGCATGATTAACAGATGGTTACaaatttcttcctcttttttttaagctgtgcTAATAACATTCTCTTCGCCTACTGTATCtacaattgttttattattggtgttttatTATTAGGGCGTGAAAAATATCGCTACTTGACACACTGTGCACCTACAGAGGGCCGCCACGCCagtatatattgaatataaaacagaaggaCGAAGGGGCCgccatttgtttctttgcccTGACCCTCAACGAGCCTACAGCCGCCCTGATACACGTTTGGGCTAAAGTCGTTTTATTGGCATGATCATCATCGTGATCATCAGCATCAATTTTGTTGTCGTCGAGAATAAATCAAATACTCATTCATAATGTAGGTGTTGTATTCATGAGTCTCATTATTTGTGTGCAACATGCGGTACTAAGCACTAGGCTAAGAATTTTCCACTGAtcataagaaacaaatatcaacGCACAGCATAATGAGAAGAATTGAGGAGGtataaaatggaataaaaaatgtGCTAAAAAGGCCATGCggttaaaactataaaaaaaatgtcggaaAGCTAGAGACAAACAACCTTGCTTCTACAGCTAGGTTTGGATTTAAAAAGACTAaacataaaggaaaagaaacttttgtggGGGAAAGTTTGtgcaaatgaaaactatttGCAGGTGACCAGTTGACAGCAAAGTTGGCTTCGGCCTCAAAAGTAATAGTTACAGACACGTGTTCTCGAAtacctggatttttttttttcgtttcggCAAACAgaccacgtgtcacatccgtagagcaggatcggtactaccAGGTAATTGTACAACTTGTACATGGTAGGGAAACTTATGGCTATGTCAGATCCTATCTACTCTAGctattgccgctgttgctgatGGAGACACAGGGTGTAGCTGCCTCTGTCACGGACGCCGCCTCTcacagagcaacacacacacgtgtctgtACGAGTTCTTGTAACACAGAGACAAACGATCACCTGAGGCTGTCCAGCACATGTTGTCATGTTGCTCAGCATTTTAGGGAATAGAACACAGATAATTGTATTCATACTAAAATGTGTTAACACACAGTTCGTTGGTGAAGATGTTAAAAACCATCTAAGATAAGTAAACGTAATGCAATAAATGCAATAGTGTCTACTCtctattttatatgtatatcattCCCTCAGTTCGTATTTTACAACAGTTTCCAATATTGTAGTCTTCAAAATAACCGTTGCTAACCACGTATTCCGACTCACAAACACAACCTCGCTAAACGTTTTCTCAGTACTTCTTCAAAACCTCAGTTGCCTGTAACCTTACTCACGAGTTGTCTTCCTTCGCATCTCAGTCAGAatacaaataacacaaatcacacttgtaattcatttgaagtttttttttttttttgcttcaccAACGGGTAAGAAACTCTTTGGTCGCATCATGTAACTCAGGGACGGTTGACACTAAGTCCGTTCACAATGGCGGTGTCGGTGAGGAGGTTAACGCAGTCACAGCAGCGGTACCACAAGGTGACGTCGCGAGGCTAACGTGCATCGAGCCCACACGCTGCTGGGTGTTGGAAGGCGCTCGACGAATGGTCTGGGGAGGTAATTCTTCCTCCTTCAAATGAGCTCCAACACAATCAGCCCGTacacgaaaaaaacaaacaaacaaaaaactgtaaCTTAAAGTTACACTATACTTCTATTGTCAACCATATTTTCCAatacacacaattttttcttgTACGTTTGTGTTGACAACTTGTACGTGAGTTGTATTGTATTACcattctataaataaaaacaccaaaaaaatgtCATACTTCATCTAGGCGAGGTTAATACACCCAGGGTTAGTCACATGCCGCATCTAGCGCCCATCGCTACTACCCTGGTCTACTCTCTTAAATGATCTCACTCGAAAGCGTTACAAATCGTCACCAAGActcgtcttcttccttcaccaTCTCCAGCCTGAGTCCTGTACCAACCTCGTTCCCGTGTGCTACAGGTTGTTGCGAGGTTTTCTGTTGATTTCTGTCTAACCTCGGCGAGTCCCACAATGTCTGTCGGTATTTGAATGGTTAAGTAATCGTCAACAAACAGCCTCGTCAGATGGTGCGCCAAGTGTTGAACAGTAGTTGACAGACTCTAAGAATGCTCGCGCGCACTTTTCTTTCTGAGGACCTTTTTGCACGTGAATTAGGTGAGCAGCTCAAAGTTACTTGTAAGGAACAAACATAGTGACCTCAGGAGACTGTAAAGTGTGCCATACACAAAAAGTTATCATTCGCAACAATTTCAGGCTTTTAAACGCCTAGTCTTTATCATTTCAACAATGACTGAAGCGTGAACAGAGTTTTCTATCCGTGACAagtaataatgcaaaataatgaCTAATTCATCAGGTTTGGCACCAGCAGCAGGTACATGAGGTAAGTAGTGACCACCCTGTACCTCATAATGCTCGTTGACTCTGGTGATGAAGACTTAcaatgatggtgtgtctgtgactgacaagacactggacgTCGACCGCAGCGCCGTAACTTTACACACAGCGACCAGGATACAAACCTTAGCGATGTaataatttttagtttgcatAAAGTGTGAGAAATATTGTTAGATGTGATGATCTAACAAACATTGGTTTAGGATGTGAGAGTGAGTTCACCAACTACCTGTGCTTCCTAAGTTTATAGGTACCCGTGTTACTGGAAGTCATTATTCAAGAACTCATCGCCCAGCAAGAGATGAATATGTGACAAGAAAGGTCAATggcaaacaaatttcttttgagAATCCTAACAATCTATACCTACCACCTCTTTACATTGAGATGCGTCTGATGAAAAATATTGCGAAgactttcaaaaacatttacatctaTTTCAGAATGTTCTAAATTAGTAAATGCTATGAAAAAGAAAGGAGTTTTTATAGGTCCACAATGAGAGATTTcctaaagatattttaaataaaggtaTTTAGGAGATGGGAGCAAGGCCTTTCTAGAGCGTTTGCAATAAggttcttaaataaataaatatgatatttaTAAAGATTTAACGGCAAAGATGTTGATTACAAACTTAGCAGCTCGATATTTACTGAAAATGCACTTTCTTCATTCACATCTAATTTGTTTGTCTCCTAACAAAAGTGATGTCAGTAATGAGCAAGCGAAATGCTTCTATCAAGACATTAGTTGTTGAATATAATAAAGGGAAGAGCAGTCCGAATACCAAAGTCGACTTTTGTCGGTTCTTACAGAGGGAAAGTAATTTTTCTTACAGGAGAAAGTCACGATTCCAAGGTCATTACCACCACAAACAGTCGAATAGTAATTTTATGAAATGTCCAAACTGTTAAAAGtctaaaatgaagaaaatacttCATAACCTAAAAGGGAAACCGGCAAGCTATTATTTAGTATCACCAAAGAAATCAGAATGTTTCAATTATGTAGAAACATACCAATTACTTTGTAatgtaatgtttgtaaattCTTGCACAGTgctataacaacaacaacagcaacaacaacaataacaataatatgtGATTTATCTTCAACACCCTTGAACGTACTTGATTTTTCGACTTATTTATCAAAGAACAGTAATTCAAAGCTAATAGGGAAATTCTTAGCAACACCGTACTGCAATTTTTAACAAGATAAATTAAATGCTGAAGTAGTTGTACATCTGTATGGTCTGCTTACTAatgttgcacatgacgccgacatcccACCAGTGGTCACAGCCGTGTTTGTAGAACCCCGGGTGTtcacactgcgccaggctggtttcgttccccacacactgtAGTTTACTGAACaaaataggaccagagccttgTCTGTACTTCgctgaccccacggctactgctgttgtgctgtccgacatTAGAAACGAAAAGCAGaagatataaacattaaaataaacatacacttTACACTCAATACAGACAAAAAATTCTATAAACATGTATACAAGCtcgcgcgcggacacacacggAGCACTTGCCACAGAGCAACTCTCAGTTTATATCGTGTGACCGTTGCTGCCGCTGTTGGTGTAGTTGCTGCTTTCGACTTTGATTCTCATATTAAACATTGCCTGATAGTTTTCCTTCGCCGTTCTATCGCAGTTTGCACTCCCTTTTGTCTACTTCTCTACAACCTCTCCATACTTTCCCTCTAGCTTAGTAGGTTGGATGTGGTCTTAGCACTGTACCTATATCAGCCATGATATCATCAGCTTTTCTGTATCTGATTCTATTGATCATTCAATAcacatatttattatctttttcgttggggaaatttaaaaaactttttttgtttaagcgttatatttttttaagagtttgCATCGATATATCTCTCATTTGCAAGTCTTGAGTAccttaatttttgttaatctttATCTTGAACGTTAGTGACACGAATAGTGCGATAAGTAGATATGTAggcaataatttaaaataaaatttattacattacTACATACAGTGTTTAAAATGAGTTTATATTACTCTGTCAGACAGCAAGTGCAAGACTTAAATACATGCAGTTAAACATACCCGGACATTAACCTCAACTTTGTGCtgggaaaataaatacaaaacctCTAACTTGCAGGTTTGTATGATGCATTTTATTAACTATTTATCTACTGTATACGacaaatattagaaatattacAAAGTCATCCTGTGTAGcacattgttttatttcctctgtCAAATTGCCGAGATTAATCTACACAAGAAACGAATCAGGTAATGCAGCGAATTAAGAGCTCATTGTTTCCTGATTGTTAAACCACACCCGATTTTTGAGTaa
Encoded proteins:
- the LOC112569122 gene encoding A disintegrin and metalloproteinase with thrombospondin motifs adt-1-like isoform X4; this encodes MRYRVVTTYLMYLLLVPSLAQQLKARVVGGTAAAGRLEIFYNETWNTVCHSGFGQEEALVACRMLGLNSTTAVAVGSAKYRQGSGPILFSKLQCVGNETSLAQCEHPGFYKHGCDHWWDVGVMCNITQEFIARVVNGTAEAGRLEIFHGGTWNTVCSSGFGQEEAFVACRMLGFNSTTAVAVRTAKYGAGSGPILFYDLQCVGNETSLAQCKHLGLYIHYCEHWMDVGVMCGFSSSVWGQWETWSACSATCGDGSRSRRRPCSRTQGACPGEATQTDTCSNTACCVPQDGRWNDWGSWSSCSVSCGQGTRTRSRTCHGMNDCGRPCEGNSATDEYCNDYACPAWGSWSRWTCSVTCGTGTMSRTRTCTPPGATCSGDASDQQDCQRPACCVPQDGQWNDWGSWSSCSVSCGQGTRTRSRTCSGPNACGRPCEGDSSSEEYCNLSACPAWGSWSSWTCSVTCGTGTMSRTRTCTPPGATCSGDASDQQECQRPACCVPQNGRWNDWGSWSSCSVSCGQGTRTRSRTCYGQNACGRPCEGNTSTEEYCNLSECPAWGSWGSWTCSVTCGRGTESRTRTCTPPGARCAGDASQAQECQRPECCVPRHGVWNDWGSWSSCSVSCGQGTRTRSRTCHGINDCGRPCEGNNLLDEPCDLQACPGY
- the LOC112569122 gene encoding A disintegrin and metalloproteinase with thrombospondin motifs adt-1-like isoform X1, giving the protein MRYRVVTTYLMYLLLVPSLAQQLKARVVGGTAAAGRLEIFYNETWNTVCHSGFGQEEALVACRMLGLNSTTAVAVGSAKYRQGSGPILFSKLQCVGNETSLAQCEHPGFYKHGCDHWWDVGVMCNITQEFIARVVNGTAEAGRLEIFHGGTWNTVCSSGFGQEEAFVACRMLGFNSTTAVAVRTAKYGAGSGPILFYDLQCVGNETSLAQCKHLGLYIHYCEHWMDVGVMCGFSSSVWGQWETWSACSATCGDGSRSRRRPCSRTQGACPGEATQTDTCSNTACCVPQDGRWNDWGSWSSCSVSCGQGTRTRSRTCHGMNDCGRPCEGNSATDEYCNDYACPAWGSWSRWTCSVTCGTGTMSRTRTCTPPGATCSGDASDQQDCQRPACCVPQDGQWNDWGSWSSCSVSCGQGTRTRSRTCSGPNACGRPCEGDSSSEEYCNLSACPAWGSWSSWTCSVTCGTGTMSRTRTCTPPGATCSGDASDQQECQRPACCVPQNGRWNDWGSWSSCSVSCGQGTRTRSRTCYGQNACGRPCEGNTSTEEYCNLSECPDWGSWSSWTCSVTCGRGTESRTRTCTPPGARCAGVVSQAQECQRPECCVPQHGRWNDWGSWSSCSVSCGQGTRTRSRPCYGQNACGRPCEGNSSSEEYCNLSECPAWGSWGSWTCSVTCGRGTESRTRTCTPPGARCAGDASQAQECQRPECCVPRHGVWNDWGSWSSCSVSCGQGTRTRSRTCHGINDCGRPCEGNNLLDEPCDLQACPGY
- the LOC112569122 gene encoding A disintegrin and metalloproteinase with thrombospondin motifs adt-2-like isoform X5; its protein translation is MRYRVVTTYLMYLLLVPSLAQQLKARVVGGTAAAGRLEIFYNETWNTVCHSGFGQEEALVACRMLGLNSTTAVAVGSAKYRQGSGPILFSKLQCVGNETSLAQCEHPGFYKHGCDHWWDVGVMCNITQEFIARVVNGTAEAGRLEIFHGGTWNTVCSSGFGQEEAFVACRMLGFNSTTAVAVRTAKYGAGSGPILFYDLQCVGNETSLAQCKHLGLYIHYCEHWMDVGVMCGFSSSVWGQWETWSACSATCGDGSRSRRRPCSRTQGACPGEATQTDTCSNTACCVPQDGRWNDWGSWSSCSVSCGQGTRTRSRTCHGMNDCGRPCEGNSATDEYCNDYACPAWGSWSRWTCSVTCGTGTMSRTRTCTPPGATCSGDASDQQDCQRPACCVPQDGQWNDWGSWSSCSVSCGQGTRTRSRTCSGPNACGRPCEGDSSSEEYCNLSACPAWGSWSSWTCSVTCGTGTMSRTRTCTPPGATCSGDASDQQECQRPACCVPQNGRWNDWGSWSSCSVSCGQGTRTRSRTCYGQNACGRPCEGNTSTEEYCNLSECPDWGSWSSWTCSVTCGRGTESRTRTCTPPGARCAGVVSQAQECQRPECCVPRHGVWNDWGSWSSCSVSCGQGTRTRSRTCHGINDCGRPCEGNNLLDEPCDLQACPGY
- the LOC112569122 gene encoding A disintegrin and metalloproteinase with thrombospondin motifs adt-1-like isoform X6 produces the protein MRYRVVTTYLMYLLLVPSLAQEFIARVVNGTAEAGRLEIFHGGTWNTVCSSGFGQEEAFVACRMLGFNSTTAVAVRTAKYGAGSGPILFYDLQCVGNETSLAQCKHLGLYIHYCEHWMDVGVMCGFSSSVWGQWETWSACSATCGDGSRSRRRPCSRTQGACPGEATQTDTCSNTACCVPQDGRWNDWGSWSSCSVSCGQGTRTRSRTCHGMNDCGRPCEGNSATDEYCNDYACPAWGSWSRWTCSVTCGTGTMSRTRTCTPPGATCSGDASDQQDCQRPACCVPQDGQWNDWGSWSSCSVSCGQGTRTRSRTCSGPNACGRPCEGDSSSEEYCNLSACPAWGSWSSWTCSVTCGTGTMSRTRTCTPPGATCSGDASDQQECQRPACCVPQNGRWNDWGSWSSCSVSCGQGTRTRSRTCYGQNACGRPCEGNTSTEEYCNLSECPDWGSWSSWTCSVTCGRGTESRTRTCTPPGARCAGVVSQAQECQRPECCVPQHGRWNDWGSWSSCSVSCGQGTRTRSRPCYGQNACGRPCEGNSSSEEYCNLSECPAWGSWGSWTCSVTCGRGTESRTRTCTPPGARCAGDASQAQECQRPECCVPRHGVWNDWGSWSSCSVSCGQGTRTRSRTCHGINDCGRPCEGNNLLDEPCDLQACPGY
- the LOC112569122 gene encoding A disintegrin and metalloproteinase with thrombospondin motifs adt-1-like isoform X3, which translates into the protein MRYRVVTTYLMYLLLVPSLAQQLKARVVGGTAAAGRLEIFYNETWNTVCHSGFGQEEALVACRMLGLNSTTAVAVGSAKYRQGSGPILFSKLQCVGNETSLAQCEHPGFYKHGCDHWWDVGVMCNITQEFIARVVNGTAEAGRLEIFHGGTWNTVCSSGFGQEEAFVACRMLGFNSTTAVAVRTAKYGAGSGPILFYDLQCVGNETSLAQCKHLGLYIHYCEHWMDVGVMCGFSSSVWGQWETWSACSATCGDGSRSRRRPCSRTQGACPGEATQTDTCSNTACCVPQDGRWNDWGSWSSCSVSCGQGTRTRSRTCHGMNDCGRPCEGNSATDEYCNDYACPAWGSWSRWTCSVTCGTGTMSRTRTCTPPGATCSGDASDQQDCQRPACCVPQDGQWNDWGSWSSCSVSCGQGTRTRSRTCSGPNACGRPCEGDSSSEEYCNLSACPAWGSWSSWTCSVTCGTGTMSRTRTCTPPGATCSGDASDQQECQRPACCVPQHGRWNDWGSWSSCSVSCGQGTRTRSRPCYGQNACGRPCEGNSSSEEYCNLSECPAWGSWGSWTCSVTCGRGTESRTRTCTPPGARCAGDASQAQECQRPECCVPRHGVWNDWGSWSSCSVSCGQGTRTRSRTCHGINDCGRPCEGNNLLDEPCDLQACPGY